The DNA segment ACATCTGGCAGTTCCTTATCTGTATGTACCTAGACACTAGTTAGGGAGCATGATGACGTACAGTACTAAAGTAACCATTAAACAGTAAACATTCCATAAATAACTGTTGTAGAGATTGCATTGAGACAGAAGCATTTGTCATGTCATGTAAATGTAAAACAACGTTggggttcccgagtggcgcagcagtctaaggcactgcatctcagtgctagaggcattactacagatcctggtttgattccatgctgtatcacaaccggctatGATTGGGAAGCATAGGGTGGCCTACAATTGacccagcgccgtccgggttagggtttggcaggggtaggccgtcattgtaaataagaatttgttcttaactgacttgccgagttaaataaaggtcaaatgaaACAAGGGATGGACCAGGTTTACCTAATAAAGAGTTTATTGCTCCTATTTTGCATACTATACAATGTGCAGTTCACTGACAATGAAATAGATGCTTGCTCAGTTTCAATACAATAAAATACGTTTTtcaatacaaaataataatagaGAACATAGACTGAAGGATTGAGCGACCAAGACAGGTTTAAAGTGTGGCCCATAGGGACAGAAGCTGGGAATTCTTCAGTAGAAGAGAACAGACCACTAAACGAGACACTCAATACAGACAGGCTGAGACAGTGATTTGATTTTCACTTATAAAATCCCACAAACAGTTGTAAAACAGTAATAAAACAGTTACAATGTCATATTCTCTGTTAACCTAACAAGAGAAGGATGGCCTCGCCTAGTGCATTACACACTGATAGCAATATGATACATAGATTCATCATCAGAATAATGTAACACTATCAACATTTGTCTGACTTTTAAAGAGGGTTAAACGAAGGCCTTATACCTTTAAAAGGGTTAATAAATtatgttatgataaactgtacgGTCTCCTCTCCAggagacctctgtgtgtgtgttaaaacctGTTTTGAGTGTTGTGCCCTTCAGACACTATCAGAAGGCGTCTACATTCAGACTCCTCCTGTCTGGATCCCACCGTGGTTATCTGGTTTTCTGAGAACACAAGGCAGACCTGATGAAACCAGCCACCTGTCAGAAGATGCTTACTCGTTCACCTTGTCATGACCCTATACTTGTGATGAAAGGTCAAGTTTCGGTCAAACCCACTTCTGAGTTTTTACTTGCTGATAAGATGGTTCCTGCTGTCCGGGGGAGGttagatttattaaaatgttgttgcTAGGGAAAGTTACATCAGGGGGATTGGGGAGGCTATATGAGTTACAGGATGTCTTAGACATTTTGAAGAACTTGGGGAGAAACTAtcatatactgttatactgtactctgtaccaaCTTCTGCCTACAAATTATATTACTAAAGGTGTATTTTAATACTTAAACAAAGAGTCTGTGTTTCCGTTCCATTACTAATGTATGTTTGATAATTATATAGACCTGATCATTTGTTGAAGAAATTGACCAACACTTTCAAATATCTACACATTTGAATTGTACATATAATTACAGATCAGATAATTTACAAATAATTACGTCATATATActttttgtaaaaatgtttttcCTGAGGGAATATTAAATTAGTGATATAGCTAATCAGTAGAGTAATGGACCAGTTAAATAAACAACACCTAGCTGAGGTCTATTAGATACCAGTCCTGGTCTAGAAGTAGAGTAAAGTAACACAACCAGGGTTAGAAACACAACCATAGGACCAATTTGGGATAGGCCCAAAGTGCGTAATTGGGACAGACCCAGAGGTCTATTTAGTACTAGTCCTAGATAGGCTGGGTGGGTTGGTGGGTGGGGATGTGGTACCAATCCTAGATAGGGGCTAAGTGGCTGGGTGGGGATGTGGTACGATTGTTGGTCTAGAAGTATTGCCCCATGGTGTGCTCTGGGCCGTCGGGCCAGGTGGCACTGATAAGCTCCATTAGGCTGTTGTGGTGGGAGATCTGCAGGCTGATGTTGTCGTTCTGGAGGGAAGACGCCCCCTCCCCCTGGGCCACCTCGTGGAAGTGACGACAGATCAAGGGAACCACCTGGGAAGCGAAGGGGAAACGGAGAGAAGGTGGGACAAGAGGAAAGTAGAAGAGAGTGGAGGGGTAGGGAGAGGAAAATatttagagagagaagagattaaTAAAAAAATGACATATGCAGTAATTGCATTAGATTACACGCAATAAATATTAGTTCATAACCAATTTGTTCTACGTTACTCTAAGCTGGCTGTTGCCTTGATGGTTAAAGCTCatgagagagagattttttacCTTGACAATGATGAGTTTCTTCTCCAGGGGTTTTCCGTCTGGGAACTTCTCTCCAAAGCACATATGGATGGTATAGTCAGGagagcctcctctgttctccttaAATGCTGTCAGCTCTAAATGGGTTCATGGATGTCAAAACACTGACATTAGTCAAATGGACTGAGGTTAGCATTATACTGATTTGTGTCTGTCTCtgagagatatgtgtgtgtgtgtgtgtgtgtgtgtgtgtgtgtgtgtgtgtgtgtgtgtgtgtgtgtgtgtgtgtgtgtgtgtgtgtgtgtgtgtgtgtgtgtgtgtgtgtgtgtgtgtgtgtgtgtgagctgattCTTCATAGCTGTCTTCATGATCTTTGTGTAATCCGGTGAGCCAAACTTACCAGTCATGTACTTGTCGAAGCTCAACAGTTGTACCATTTCATTTTGGGGCATCTTCCTGGGTTCAGGGTGTGCCTCTCTGGGGTCACTAGTACTGGAGAACACATGGCATTTGTCCTGCCGGTAACCATAGATACCCGTGTTTCGTACCTCCAGGAGAAGACCCCTTTGGACGCTCCCTAGGATACAGTTGGTGTATTCAATCTGGTGGAAATGAAggcagaggaagaaagaggtacAGAGAAGTTAGTATGGGAttaaaaaaatagtttttgcttGTCATGTTGCTAAGACTTGTTGTTAGTGTTTCTTAATGCTACGTGCATTGCTAGTGAATGACCAGTCAGTTTCACTTGTATACAACAAAGACACACATTGGAAAACCACAGGTATGTACACAGAACGCCAGATAGTAGTGCAGGTGAATAGTAGCAGCACCCCTACCTGTTTGTGGTCTAGCAGGCCGTCAGTGCTAGGGAAGCAGAGGGTCTGGGCGTTGGGCTCAGGGACATCACACTGGTAATGGAGCTGAACCATGGGGCTTGACACCTGGGTCTtcatcatctctctcctcctgtagAAGATGGTGATCTCCAGGTCACAGAGAGACGGCTGGGCAGCAGGCAGGTTGAGCAGGGCATCCTGGTTCACTGTGGGGAGATGGGAGAGGTCATCAAATAGGTCACATTTTACTACATGACTGAAATGCACTTTATTTTACGGTACAGAAATGACTAGAACTACATGGTAAAACGGTATTtacacaataacaacaacaacttgTACGTATGTATTTTTCCTTTTTTATTGACTTGTGGATGTATGGCCCTTGCATACCGTGGTCGTATGGCGGCTGTACTGGTACTGGGACTGGTGGTGGTGAGTGGTTCTGGGAGACTGGCTGGGGCTCTGTTAGAGGCTGGAAGGGGTAGCAGTCTTCTGGTACcactgggtggtgtgtgtgtatatagttcTCTGCCCACTCCTCTGTGGAGAAGAAAAAATTGAGATTTGAGAAAACTGGTCTCTTATCTCATtagaaagaaaaaaataaaaattttgTGTGTGAGTAATAAACAACCCATTGTAAGGGGTTGACTTTCTACAGGTGGGAGGTGTGCTGTACCAGTATGTTGGTTCAGGTCTAAGGTGTTCACAAGCTTGAGTAGATTATCATGCTGTTTGGAGAaaaaatacattcacagatttgaAATGGTTTGGTAATGAATTTGTCCTCAAAAAATACTAAACAAGtgagaatagaacagaataaatATAATAGTGCTTTCTAGGAGTGCAGAATTGGACAACCAGCTCCTAGTTCAATATAGATTTAATATTACTGTACCTCCATGCCTGGGGGGGTGTAGCCTGTAGAGGTGAGAGAGCTGTGGATGTCAATGTCATAGTCCTCCACAGCAATTTCCTCTATGTGTGGGCTCCCATAGTTAGCTGTAACAAGAAGACATAATCAAATTAAAGTTGGGGCAAGAGGAGACTTGCGTTGGCTACCTGagctaggctttagctcagtgggctaacacagtcttgtgacaCTTTAGATACATTACAAAAGCCTTATTGATCATACACTCATTGTTGATAATCAGGTAGACTTTATGGGGGTCGTCTGAGTCCTTGGAGTGGTCTTCCACCATCATGAAACGCTTGGTCAGGTTGTTCAATACACAGCGGAAGTTAGTCTTCCACTTTGCCTTGTCATTGGGATGCGTGTTGATTTTACCACTGACCACTGCCCATGCCTGTAACCACCAAAGAATTTGGAAGTTTAATTTCTGAAATATCCTGTAGCTAGGAGGCAAAATAATGCCATGCCAACTGACCAAACCTGTCAACATAACAATGATGAAAGGCGAATTGAAGTGTCATAACAAGTTAATAATATATTTGTATAACATTACAATACCGTGACTCAAGATCTGCAGTTTGCAATCAAACCACAGCCTCTATTTCCTTGAATCTCTTCAAAGCACTACCTTCCACAATGTATGCCTATTCCTTACCCTGAATATTTTACTGTCGTCCTCGCAGCAGTCCTTCCTAGAGATGTGTTTCCACGGGACTCTGAACTTGTTGTTGTCCACAAAACACAACCCGGCGTATTGCCCGGTCCACACCTGTTCTATCAACCAGTCCGCAAACTGAGGTTTGGGGTTGCGGCTGGAACATACAGAGAG comes from the Salvelinus namaycush isolate Seneca chromosome 21, SaNama_1.0, whole genome shotgun sequence genome and includes:
- the irf7 gene encoding interferon regulatory factor 7 codes for the protein MTEVRGSALKMQSRNPKPQFADWLIEQVWTGQYAGLCFVDNNKFRVPWKHISRKDCCEDDSKIFRAWAVVSGKINTHPNDKAKWKTNFRCVLNNLTKRFMMVEDHSKDSDDPHKVYLIINNESNYGSPHIEEIAVEDYDIDIHSSLTSTGYTPPGMEHDNLLKLVNTLDLNQHTEEWAENYIHTHHPVVPEDCYPFQPLTEPQPVSQNHSPPPVPVPVQPPYDHVNQDALLNLPAAQPSLCDLEITIFYRRREMMKTQVSSPMVQLHYQCDVPEPNAQTLCFPSTDGLLDHKQIEYTNCILGSVQRGLLLEVRNTGIYGYRQDKCHVFSSTSDPREAHPEPRKMPQNEMVQLLSFDKYMTELTAFKENRGGSPDYTIHMCFGEKFPDGKPLEKKLIIVKVVPLICRHFHEVAQGEGASSLQNDNISLQISHHNSLMELISATWPDGPEHTMGQYF